A single region of the Pseudomonas sp. VD-NE ins genome encodes:
- a CDS encoding nucleoside-specific channel-forming protein Tsx, translated as MHAASPFRAPFARTLAVSLLLTGVTGLLSHSAHAQPASKEESAQGEALSPEASPPKKGAYLSDWYNQDLMLIGSKDISFGPQPADDIYLEYEYFGRKGPFELYGYVDIPKIFNIGNSHDKGVWDHGSPVFMEHEPRISIDYLAGRSLAIGPFKEWYVAFDWIYDHGSRKENRANTLYSGFGTDIDTHSRVNLSANLYGRYQWENYGASNEYSWDGYRAQLKYIVPIDKFSNGASLTYIGFTNFDFGSDIHKDNPARTANATVATNVLLYSFTHLRFTLVGRYFHNGGNWEDGSELNFGDGNFRARSNGWGYYAGVGYQF; from the coding sequence ATGCACGCCGCCTCGCCTTTTCGCGCACCGTTTGCGCGCACGCTTGCTGTTTCCCTGCTACTGACCGGCGTTACCGGACTTCTCAGCCACAGCGCACACGCGCAACCAGCAAGCAAAGAAGAATCCGCCCAGGGTGAAGCGCTCAGCCCCGAAGCCAGCCCGCCGAAAAAAGGCGCCTACCTGTCGGACTGGTACAACCAGGACCTGATGCTGATCGGCAGCAAAGACATCAGCTTCGGCCCGCAACCGGCCGACGATATCTACCTGGAATACGAGTACTTCGGCCGTAAAGGCCCGTTCGAACTGTACGGCTACGTCGACATCCCGAAGATCTTCAATATCGGCAACAGCCACGACAAAGGCGTGTGGGATCACGGCTCGCCGGTGTTCATGGAGCACGAACCGCGCATCTCCATCGACTACCTCGCCGGCCGTAGCCTGGCCATCGGTCCGTTCAAGGAATGGTATGTAGCGTTCGACTGGATCTACGACCACGGCAGCCGTAAAGAGAACCGCGCCAACACCCTTTACAGCGGTTTCGGCACCGACATTGACACCCATTCGCGGGTCAATCTGTCGGCCAACCTCTACGGTCGCTATCAGTGGGAAAACTACGGCGCCAGCAACGAATATTCCTGGGATGGCTACCGCGCGCAGCTCAAGTACATCGTGCCGATCGATAAATTCAGCAACGGCGCCTCGCTGACTTACATCGGTTTTACCAACTTCGATTTCGGCTCGGACATTCACAAAGACAACCCGGCGCGCACGGCCAACGCGACGGTGGCGACCAACGTCCTGCTCTACTCGTTCACCCACTTGCGCTTCACCCTGGTGGGTCGTTATTTCCACAACGGCGGCAACTGGGAAGACGGCAGCGAGCTGAATTTTGGCGACGGCAATTTCCGTGCGCGTTCCAACGGCTGGGGTTACTACGCCGGCGTCGGTTATCAGTTCTGA
- a CDS encoding purine nucleoside permease has product MQAMMRLTLAGAALLSSTAWAAEAPIQPKVVLITMFAPEAQHWIDRLELKQEIRVPGLSAEYPSIRCNAQQVCLLTTGMGQTNAAASTLALALSPKFDLRKSYFLIAGIAGISPKHGTIGTAAWAHYLVEFGTQWEIDSRDAPSTWPTGYLGINTKGPNEKPPLDYKTEVFELNPKLQAKAFALSHKVELSESKESAAWRLKYPSAPANQPPVVTRCDTLAGNTWFSGTRLSERAEVWTRLLTDNKGEYCTTQQEDNSTYEALLRASREGLVDVQRLAVVRAGSDFDRPEPGGSEVDNLLKYADQGGFVPALENLYRAGNPLVQDILKNWSAWENGVPAS; this is encoded by the coding sequence ATGCAAGCAATGATGCGTTTGACCCTGGCCGGTGCGGCCCTGCTCTCCTCCACCGCGTGGGCTGCCGAGGCACCGATCCAACCGAAAGTCGTGCTGATCACCATGTTCGCCCCCGAGGCGCAACACTGGATCGATCGCCTGGAGCTGAAGCAGGAAATCCGCGTGCCGGGCCTGTCCGCCGAGTACCCGAGCATCCGCTGCAACGCGCAGCAGGTGTGCCTGCTGACCACAGGCATGGGCCAGACCAACGCCGCCGCTTCGACCCTGGCGTTGGCGCTGTCGCCAAAATTCGACCTGCGCAAAAGCTACTTCCTGATCGCCGGCATTGCCGGGATCAGCCCGAAACACGGAACCATCGGCACCGCCGCATGGGCGCATTATCTGGTGGAATTCGGCACGCAATGGGAGATCGATTCGCGCGATGCGCCGTCGACCTGGCCGACCGGCTATCTGGGCATCAACACCAAGGGTCCGAACGAAAAACCGCCGCTGGATTACAAGACTGAAGTCTTCGAGCTCAACCCGAAACTGCAGGCCAAGGCCTTCGCCCTGAGCCACAAGGTCGAGCTGAGCGAAAGCAAGGAATCGGCAGCATGGCGCCTGAAATATCCGTCGGCACCGGCCAATCAACCACCGGTGGTGACGCGCTGCGACACGTTGGCCGGCAACACTTGGTTCTCCGGCACGCGCCTGAGCGAACGGGCTGAGGTCTGGACCAGGTTGCTCACCGACAACAAGGGCGAATACTGCACGACGCAGCAGGAAGACAACTCGACCTATGAGGCCTTGCTGCGTGCCAGTCGCGAAGGTCTGGTCGACGTGCAACGTCTGGCCGTGGTGCGTGCCGGGTCCGACTTTGATCGCCCGGAACCAGGCGGCAGTGAAGTGGACAACCTGCTCAAGTACGCCGATCAGGGCGGCTTCGTGCCGGCGCTGGAGAACCTCTATCGCGCAGGTAATCCCCTGGTGCAGGACATCCTGAAGAACTGGTCGGCATGGGAAAACGGCGTCCCTGCCTCTTAA
- a CDS encoding zinc-binding alcohol dehydrogenase family protein produces the protein MKALQFDKTGDLSSLRYVEVPTPIPGADEVLVQIKAAGLNPSDVKNVLGRFPYTTLPRIPGRDFAGVVVEGPQALIGQEVWGTGRELGFFADGSHAGFVKLPANGVAHKPSHLSFTQAASLGVPYTTAWDALERSLVTAETRLLVIGGGAVATAALALAKVRGAQLLAAARRPEQVAELQMQGYQTIQLDKPEDLGAQVSAVYRGGADVIFDTTGFWLPASVAALATFGRIAIIAAPVDGHVQLPALALYRKGGSVVGINSLLYGVEACAAMLEQFGRFFDEGLLPLPQGLVEAPLAEGLARYADVNQGRGDKVILIP, from the coding sequence ATGAAAGCACTGCAATTCGATAAAACCGGCGACCTGTCTTCCCTGCGTTATGTGGAGGTGCCGACCCCGATACCCGGCGCTGACGAAGTGCTGGTGCAGATCAAGGCTGCCGGCCTGAATCCCAGCGACGTAAAGAACGTCCTCGGGCGTTTTCCCTACACCACGCTGCCACGAATTCCCGGTCGGGATTTCGCCGGCGTGGTCGTCGAAGGGCCGCAGGCGTTGATCGGTCAGGAAGTCTGGGGCACTGGCCGAGAGCTGGGCTTTTTTGCCGATGGCTCCCACGCCGGGTTCGTCAAACTGCCGGCCAATGGTGTCGCACACAAACCTTCGCACCTGAGTTTCACCCAGGCCGCCAGCCTCGGCGTGCCGTACACCACGGCGTGGGATGCTTTGGAACGCAGTCTGGTAACGGCTGAAACACGTTTGCTGGTGATCGGTGGCGGTGCGGTGGCCACGGCGGCTTTGGCGCTGGCAAAAGTGCGTGGCGCGCAGTTGCTGGCAGCGGCGCGGCGCCCGGAGCAGGTGGCGGAGTTGCAGATGCAGGGCTATCAGACGATTCAACTGGATAAGCCCGAGGACCTCGGCGCGCAGGTCAGCGCGGTGTATCGCGGCGGTGCCGATGTGATCTTCGACACCACCGGTTTCTGGTTGCCGGCGTCGGTGGCGGCATTGGCCACGTTCGGACGGATCGCGATCATTGCCGCGCCGGTGGACGGTCATGTGCAATTGCCGGCGCTGGCCTTGTATCGCAAGGGCGGGTCGGTGGTCGGGATCAATTCGTTGTTGTATGGCGTTGAAGCTTGCGCGGCGATGCTCGAGCAGTTCGGGCGGTTCTTCGATGAAGGGTTGTTGCCGTTGCCGCAAGGGTTGGTCGAGGCGCCGCTGGCCGAGGGGCTCGCGCGCTACGCCGATGTGAATCAGGGCCGCGGCGACAAGGTCATCCTTATCCCCTGA
- a CDS encoding DUF1427 family protein, with amino-acid sequence MNYLISLAIGLGVGLLYGALDFRSPAPPAIALVGLLGMLAGEQLWPMGRQLVAGWLS; translated from the coding sequence ATGAACTACCTGATTTCGCTGGCCATCGGTCTCGGCGTCGGCCTGCTCTACGGCGCGCTGGACTTCCGTTCTCCCGCGCCACCGGCTATCGCGCTGGTCGGCTTGCTCGGCATGCTGGCCGGTGAACAGTTGTGGCCGATGGGCCGGCAATTGGTCGCGGGCTGGTTGTCCTGA
- a CDS encoding AraC family transcriptional regulator, giving the protein MLAMALAAPPDLSDTDVPVQPLARTYPRGLFIEPHEHVWGQLLYAMSGVMWVETPHEALVVPPQRAVWLPPGVPHGIRVVSDLQMRNIYLRPALAATLDQTVQVIEVGGLLRELIVGLVEQGDSGDPAYYEALVGLALLELKRARRSQLKIPMPDDSDRRLMNLCQAVMAAPSLEIPFEQHAENAGASVRTLARLFKDSLGMGFAEWRRQVQLATAVAELIQGVAVSVIARELGYSPSSFSDMFRRELGVAPSQFTL; this is encoded by the coding sequence ATGCTCGCCATGGCCCTTGCCGCACCCCCTGATCTGAGTGATACCGATGTGCCCGTGCAACCGCTGGCGCGGACCTATCCGCGTGGCTTGTTTATCGAGCCGCACGAGCATGTCTGGGGACAGTTGCTGTATGCGATGAGCGGGGTGATGTGGGTCGAGACGCCGCACGAAGCGCTGGTGGTGCCGCCGCAGCGGGCGGTGTGGTTGCCGCCGGGTGTGCCGCACGGGATTCGGGTGGTGTCGGATCTGCAGATGCGCAATATCTACCTGCGCCCGGCGCTGGCGGCGACGCTGGATCAGACGGTGCAGGTGATCGAGGTCGGCGGTTTACTGCGCGAGTTGATTGTCGGGCTGGTGGAGCAGGGCGACAGCGGTGATCCGGCGTATTACGAGGCACTGGTCGGGTTGGCCTTGCTGGAGCTGAAACGCGCACGGCGTTCGCAGCTGAAAATCCCGATGCCGGACGACTCCGACCGGCGCTTGATGAATCTGTGTCAGGCGGTGATGGCGGCGCCGTCGCTGGAGATTCCTTTTGAACAGCATGCGGAAAATGCCGGGGCCAGCGTGCGCACCCTGGCGCGGTTGTTCAAGGACAGCCTCGGCATGGGCTTCGCCGAGTGGCGGCGGCAGGTGCAACTGGCGACGGCGGTGGCGGAGTTGATTCAGGGCGTGGCGGTGAGTGTTATTGCCCGTGAGCTCGGCTATTCACCCAGTAGCTTCAGCGACATGTTCCGCCGTGAATTGGGTGTCGCTCCTTCACAATTCACTCTGTAA
- a CDS encoding DUF6555 family protein gives MNNAKLYVIDYTLHGTPKSFIIRSDKMDNAEAWHWASCDAGVGRIPRFGREKVQKTSKPMAEKFGVENVVWRPTS, from the coding sequence ATGAACAACGCAAAACTCTATGTCATCGATTACACCCTTCACGGCACGCCCAAGTCCTTCATTATCCGCTCGGACAAGATGGACAATGCCGAGGCTTGGCACTGGGCGAGCTGCGACGCCGGGGTCGGCCGCATCCCGCGTTTTGGCCGTGAGAAGGTGCAGAAGACCAGCAAACCGATGGCGGAAAAATTCGGCGTGGAAAACGTCGTGTGGCGACCGACCAGCTAA
- a CDS encoding metallothionein translates to MPDRKCDCPNCKCTIKEGEHAYAVHGKHYCCEACAHHHKDDKACSSKGCHCGDSK, encoded by the coding sequence ATGCCCGATAGAAAATGCGATTGTCCCAACTGCAAATGCACAATCAAGGAAGGCGAACATGCTTACGCCGTCCACGGCAAACACTATTGCTGCGAAGCCTGCGCCCACCATCACAAGGATGACAAAGCGTGTTCCAGCAAAGGTTGTCACTGCGGGGATTCGAAATAA
- a CDS encoding DMT family transporter, with translation MSLVILLAVVVLAGAVLSVQAAINGRLGESVGVLRSSLLTFVVGAVSTGLLILFFEPAHALSLLDVPKWQLTGALFGVVYMMVMVGAVPVVGTAVATVAVIVGQLGMGMLIDNFGWLGNPAIELSSSRILAMGCLGLALVFMYRSSSRRVG, from the coding sequence ATGAGTCTGGTTATCTTGTTGGCGGTGGTGGTGTTGGCCGGTGCGGTGTTGAGTGTGCAGGCGGCGATCAATGGGCGTCTGGGCGAGAGCGTCGGGGTGTTGCGCAGTAGTTTGCTGACGTTTGTTGTGGGCGCGGTATCGACCGGGTTGTTGATTTTGTTTTTTGAGCCAGCGCATGCGCTGAGTCTTTTGGATGTGCCGAAGTGGCAGTTGACCGGGGCGCTGTTTGGTGTGGTGTACATGATGGTGATGGTCGGGGCGGTGCCGGTGGTGGGGACAGCTGTGGCGACGGTGGCGGTGATTGTCGGGCAGTTGGGGATGGGGATGTTGATTGATAATTTTGGCTGGTTGGGGAATCCGGCGATTGAGCTTTCTTCTAGCCGGATTTTGGCGATGGGGTGTTTGGGGTTGGCTTTGGTGTTTATGTATCGGAGCAGTTCGCGTCGGGTTGGTTGA
- a CDS encoding DMT family transporter codes for MQTLDEVSLSAPATKSGLRLLLLPLVILAGMGLSVEAGLLGPLGVQVGHLWATLSIFGVGSAILFLLLLFAGPQKGPALTDLPRWQLIGGFLGPMYVVVLTLATPHIGIAMTMIAILSGQVGKSVLIDHFGWFGATRKKVNAERWLALGLIVAALVLIARG; via the coding sequence ATGCAGACGTTGGATGAGGTGAGTCTCAGCGCGCCGGCGACGAAATCCGGATTGCGCTTGTTGTTGCTGCCGCTGGTGATTCTGGCGGGTATGGGGTTGTCGGTGGAGGCGGGGTTGCTTGGGCCGTTGGGCGTGCAGGTCGGGCATTTGTGGGCGACGTTGAGCATCTTCGGTGTGGGTTCGGCGATTCTGTTTTTGCTGTTGTTGTTCGCTGGGCCACAGAAGGGGCCGGCGCTGACTGATCTGCCGCGTTGGCAGTTGATCGGTGGGTTTCTGGGGCCGATGTATGTGGTGGTGCTGACGTTGGCGACGCCGCATATCGGCATTGCCATGACCATGATCGCGATTCTGTCCGGGCAGGTCGGCAAGAGTGTGCTGATTGACCATTTCGGCTGGTTCGGGGCGACGCGCAAGAAGGTCAATGCCGAGCGGTGGCTGGCGTTGGGGTTGATTGTGGCGGCACTTGTTTTGATTGCGCGGGGGTGA
- a CDS encoding LysR family transcriptional regulator, with translation MHGLNELGFKALRLFVAVLDHGSFSEVARREGVAPSSISRQIQLMEQALNQQLLYRHTRAVTPTEAGRMLGHHARLVLVQLEEAEQALQEQQSEPTGLVRINAPVVFGQRHLTPWLGKLCARYPKLQLDIQQTDHYVDPLQEGADLLFRIGPMHDSSMQARILAPHRFQVAASPAYLKRHGTPQHPDDLAQHQCLAYKGATGQQRWFFRHDGEDWTPYSVKGPITGNHADTLTQAAEQGLGLVMFPSWLIGEAVRDGTLVPVLGDYQVSNSLEPQQIAVLWPGSRRLSVKVRTVIDFFVECFGEVPYWDRP, from the coding sequence ATGCACGGGCTCAACGAACTCGGATTCAAGGCACTCAGGCTGTTTGTGGCCGTGCTCGACCACGGCAGTTTTTCCGAAGTCGCCCGCCGCGAAGGCGTGGCGCCCTCCTCGATCTCGCGGCAGATCCAGTTGATGGAACAGGCGCTGAACCAGCAATTGCTCTACCGCCACACCCGCGCCGTCACGCCGACCGAAGCCGGGCGCATGCTCGGTCACCATGCGCGGCTGGTACTGGTGCAATTGGAAGAAGCCGAACAGGCGCTGCAGGAACAGCAAAGCGAACCCACGGGGCTGGTGCGCATCAACGCGCCGGTGGTGTTCGGTCAGCGCCATCTGACGCCATGGCTGGGCAAGCTGTGCGCGCGCTATCCGAAGCTGCAACTGGATATCCAGCAGACTGACCATTACGTCGACCCGTTGCAGGAAGGCGCCGACCTGTTGTTCCGCATCGGCCCGATGCACGATTCGAGTATGCAGGCACGGATCCTGGCGCCGCACCGCTTTCAGGTCGCGGCCAGCCCGGCGTATCTCAAACGCCACGGCACACCGCAACATCCTGACGATCTGGCGCAGCACCAATGCCTGGCCTACAAAGGCGCGACCGGCCAGCAGCGCTGGTTTTTCCGTCATGATGGCGAGGACTGGACGCCCTATTCGGTCAAAGGCCCGATCACTGGCAACCACGCTGACACCCTCACCCAAGCCGCTGAACAGGGTTTGGGGCTGGTGATGTTTCCGTCCTGGCTGATTGGCGAAGCGGTGCGCGACGGCACGCTGGTGCCGGTGCTGGGGGACTATCAGGTGTCGAACAGCCTGGAGCCGCAGCAGATTGCGGTTTTGTGGCCGGGGAGCCGGCGGTTGTCGGTGAAGGTGCGGACGGTGATTGATTTCTTTGTCGAATGCTTTGGTGAAGTGCCCTACTGGGATCGACCTTGA
- a CDS encoding methyl-accepting chemotaxis protein, with product MTTQLTGLVTQVSDQAQRSDQAMERQRHETDQVATAINEMSAAAQEVAKSAQNAAVAAQQTDEEGQSAKRVVAGSIKQIHALVDDIRSSGVSLDSLQQDVTSIVGVLGVIRSIAEQTNLLALNAAIEAARAGEAGRGFAVVADEVRALASRTQISTQEIQGMIDRLQAGTQSAVEAMRRSSEAGDGTSQQANQAGASLDAMAELIATINSMNAQIASAAEEQTAVAEEINRSVHQIAVAVDSVADETQLGAQTSRSLAELGQRLGKLVGQFRI from the coding sequence ATGACCACGCAACTGACCGGGCTGGTGACGCAAGTGTCCGATCAAGCCCAGCGTTCCGATCAGGCGATGGAGCGTCAGCGCCATGAGACCGATCAGGTCGCCACGGCGATCAACGAGATGTCTGCCGCCGCGCAGGAAGTGGCGAAGAGCGCGCAGAACGCCGCCGTCGCCGCCCAGCAGACCGATGAAGAAGGCCAGAGCGCCAAGCGTGTGGTGGCCGGCAGCATCAAACAGATTCATGCCTTGGTCGATGACATCCGCAGCAGCGGCGTGTCGCTCGATAGCTTGCAGCAGGACGTGACGTCGATTGTCGGCGTGCTCGGGGTGATTCGTTCGATTGCCGAGCAGACCAACCTGCTAGCGCTGAACGCCGCGATTGAAGCGGCGCGGGCTGGTGAGGCTGGACGCGGGTTTGCCGTGGTGGCGGATGAGGTGCGGGCATTGGCCAGTCGCACGCAGATCAGCACTCAGGAAATTCAGGGGATGATCGATCGCTTGCAGGCGGGTACGCAGTCGGCGGTCGAGGCGATGCGTCGCTCCAGCGAGGCGGGTGACGGCACTTCACAACAGGCCAATCAGGCCGGGGCTTCGCTGGATGCGATGGCGGAGTTGATTGCGACGATCAACTCGATGAACGCGCAGATTGCCAGTGCGGCGGAAGAGCAAACGGCGGTGGCGGAAGAGATCAATCGCAGCGTGCATCAGATTGCGGTGGCGGTGGACAGCGTGGCTGATGAGACGCAGTTGGGGGCGCAGACTTCGCGTAGTTTGGCGGAGCTTGGGCAGCGGCTTGGCAAACTGGTCGGACAGTTCCGTATTTGA
- a CDS encoding Na+/H+ antiporter NhaC family protein, which yields MNAVIAAVGVMLVLSLSRVHVVIALIVGALVGGLTGGLGIDATLKAFNSGLGGGATVALSYALLGAFAVAIAKSGLAHALADKALAMVDRQHATGGGSVKWLLIGLLWVVAIASQNILPIHIAFIPLLVPPLLYVLTKLQLDRRLIACVMTFGLITPYMFLPVGFGNIFLNEILLANVARSGVDISGINVTHAMGLPALGMVFGLAMAFISYRKKRVYDLAKIEQVEQVAVQYNPLSLMIAGVAIAAAFIVQLLLDSMIIGALVGFLIFSASGIVKWRETDDLFTEGMKMMAMIGFIMIAASGFAEVMKATGEVQTLVESSASWINHSKGIGALLMLLVGLLVTMGIGSSFSTVPILAAIFVPLCVQLGFSPIAIVCIVGTAGALGDAGSPASDSTLGPTSGLNIDGQHHHIWDTVVPTFLHYNLPLLAFGWVAAMVL from the coding sequence ATGAATGCAGTCATAGCGGCGGTCGGCGTCATGCTGGTGCTCAGCCTGTCCCGCGTGCACGTGGTGATCGCCCTGATCGTCGGCGCGCTGGTCGGCGGCCTGACCGGTGGTCTGGGCATCGACGCCACGCTCAAGGCGTTCAACAGCGGCCTGGGCGGCGGCGCCACGGTGGCGTTGTCCTACGCATTGCTCGGCGCTTTCGCCGTGGCGATTGCCAAGTCTGGCCTGGCCCACGCGCTGGCCGACAAGGCCCTGGCGATGGTTGACCGTCAGCACGCAACCGGCGGTGGCAGCGTCAAATGGCTGCTGATCGGCCTGTTGTGGGTGGTGGCGATTGCCTCGCAGAATATCCTGCCGATCCACATCGCGTTCATTCCGCTGCTGGTGCCGCCGCTTCTTTATGTACTGACCAAGCTGCAACTCGACCGCCGCTTGATCGCCTGTGTCATGACGTTCGGTCTGATCACGCCGTACATGTTTCTGCCGGTGGGCTTCGGTAACATTTTCCTCAACGAGATTTTGTTGGCGAATGTTGCGCGCAGTGGGGTCGACATCAGCGGCATCAATGTCACCCATGCCATGGGTCTTCCGGCGCTGGGCATGGTCTTTGGTCTGGCGATGGCGTTTATCAGCTACCGCAAGAAACGCGTGTACGACCTGGCGAAGATTGAGCAGGTCGAGCAAGTCGCGGTGCAGTACAACCCGCTGAGCCTGATGATTGCCGGTGTGGCGATTGCCGCCGCGTTCATTGTGCAACTGCTGCTGGACTCGATGATTATCGGGGCGCTGGTCGGTTTTCTGATCTTCTCGGCATCAGGCATCGTCAAGTGGCGCGAGACCGATGACCTCTTCACCGAGGGCATGAAGATGATGGCGATGATCGGCTTCATCATGATCGCCGCCTCGGGTTTTGCCGAGGTGATGAAGGCCACCGGCGAGGTACAGACACTGGTTGAATCCTCGGCGTCGTGGATAAACCACAGCAAGGGCATCGGTGCGCTGTTGATGCTGCTGGTCGGGTTGCTGGTGACCATGGGCATCGGTTCGTCGTTTTCCACGGTGCCGATTCTGGCGGCGATTTTCGTGCCGCTGTGCGTGCAACTCGGGTTCAGCCCGATCGCTATTGTCTGCATCGTCGGCACCGCTGGTGCGTTGGGCGATGCCGGTTCGCCGGCTTCGGATTCGACGCTGGGCCCGACCTCGGGCCTGAACATCGACGGCCAGCATCACCACATCTGGGACACCGTGGTGCCGACGTTCCTGCACTACAACCTTCCGCTGCTGGCGTTCGGCTGGGTGGCCGCGATGGTTCTCTGA
- a CDS encoding methyl-accepting chemotaxis protein, producing MSATAQDVARSAAQAAEAAKDADRATRQGLTVIDRTTASIDTLAADMSAAMVQVEGLAANSEKIGAVLETIRAIAEQTNLLALNAAIEAARAGEAGRGFAVVADEVRNLARRTQESVEETRQVIEQLQTGTQDVVGSMGNSHRQAQGSVEQVGQAVTALRQIGDAVTVISDMNLQIASAAEEQSAVAEEINNNVATIRDVTESLSGQANESARVSQSLNSLANQQQSLMDQFRV from the coding sequence ATGAGCGCCACTGCGCAAGACGTCGCCCGTAGCGCCGCACAAGCTGCCGAGGCCGCCAAGGACGCCGATCGCGCGACCCGTCAGGGTCTGACCGTGATCGACCGCACCACCGCGAGCATCGACACTCTCGCCGCCGACATGAGCGCAGCCATGGTGCAAGTCGAAGGCCTGGCGGCCAACAGTGAGAAGATCGGCGCCGTGCTGGAAACCATCCGCGCCATCGCCGAACAGACCAACCTGCTGGCGCTCAACGCCGCGATTGAAGCGGCGCGTGCCGGTGAGGCTGGCCGTGGTTTTGCCGTGGTCGCCGACGAAGTCCGCAACCTCGCCCGCCGCACACAGGAATCGGTGGAAGAGACCCGTCAGGTCATCGAGCAACTGCAAACCGGCACGCAGGATGTGGTCGGTTCGATGGGCAACAGCCATCGTCAGGCTCAGGGCAGTGTCGAACAGGTTGGCCAGGCCGTGACGGCGCTGCGTCAGATTGGCGATGCGGTGACGGTGATCAGTGACATGAACCTGCAGATTGCCAGTGCCGCTGAAGAGCAGAGTGCGGTGGCCGAGGAGATCAATAACAACGTGGCGACGATTCGTGATGTAACCGAATCGTTGTCCGGGCAGGCGAATGAGTCGGCGCGGGTGAGTCAGTCGCTCAATAGCCTGGCGAATCAGCAGCAGAGTTTGATGGATCAGTTTCGGGTTTGA
- a CDS encoding sensor histidine kinase: MRSIQRRLSLGLISVMVIVGVVVAQTSLWLFEVGLQRYLEAGLRNDSESLLVALVRGPQGLQLDERHLSPAYQRPFSGHYFRIDFADSHWRSRSLWDQDLPLLDHPGLHSNLQLGPDGQQLLVLRSDYRRLGQSISISVAQDYTPVRESFQRMRQIGLGLGLAALLLILFLQRLTVRRALKPLEKAREQIAQLQQGQRSQLDDQVPVELEPLVAQINHLLAHTEDSLKRSRNALGNLGHALKTPLAVLLSLASSEKLDAHPELRKVLKEQLEQVQQRLNRELNRARLSGDALPGALFDCDAELPGLLATLNMIHGEHLALSYVAPAGLQLPWDREDLLELLGNLLDNACKWADAEVRLSVIERADGFALSVEDDGPGIPEEQRTEVFSRGTRLDEQTHGHGLGLGIVRDIVETWGGLLVLGESEWGGLRVVIELPRR; this comes from the coding sequence GTGAGGTCGATCCAGCGCCGCTTGAGCCTGGGTTTGATCAGTGTGATGGTGATCGTTGGCGTGGTGGTGGCGCAAACCAGTCTGTGGTTGTTCGAAGTGGGTTTGCAGCGCTACCTCGAAGCCGGTCTGCGCAATGACAGCGAAAGTTTGCTGGTGGCATTGGTGCGCGGGCCGCAGGGGCTGCAGCTGGATGAGCGGCATTTGTCGCCGGCCTATCAGCGACCGTTCTCCGGGCATTACTTCCGAATCGACTTTGCCGACAGCCATTGGCGCTCGCGTTCGTTGTGGGATCAGGATCTGCCGCTGCTCGACCATCCCGGGCTGCACAGCAATCTGCAACTAGGCCCGGACGGTCAGCAACTGCTGGTGCTGCGTTCGGACTATCGACGCCTGGGCCAGTCGATCTCGATCAGCGTCGCGCAGGACTACACGCCGGTGCGTGAGAGCTTTCAGCGCATGCGTCAGATCGGCCTCGGCCTCGGTCTGGCGGCGTTGCTTTTGATTTTGTTCTTGCAGCGCTTGACCGTACGCCGCGCGTTGAAACCGCTGGAAAAAGCCCGCGAGCAGATTGCGCAATTGCAGCAGGGCCAGCGTTCGCAACTCGATGATCAGGTGCCGGTGGAGCTGGAGCCGCTGGTGGCGCAGATCAACCATTTGCTTGCGCACACCGAAGACAGCCTCAAGCGTTCGCGAAATGCCTTGGGCAATCTTGGGCACGCGTTGAAAACGCCATTGGCGGTGCTGTTGAGCCTGGCTTCCAGCGAAAAACTCGATGCGCATCCCGAGTTGCGCAAGGTGCTCAAGGAACAGTTGGAGCAGGTGCAGCAGCGGCTCAATCGCGAGCTCAATCGGGCACGATTGTCTGGTGATGCGCTGCCCGGTGCGTTGTTCGATTGTGATGCAGAACTGCCAGGGTTGCTGGCGACGTTGAACATGATTCATGGCGAGCATTTGGCGTTGAGTTATGTTGCGCCGGCGGGGTTGCAACTGCCGTGGGATCGGGAGGATTTGCTCGAGTTGCTCGGTAACCTGCTGGACAACGCCTGCAAGTGGGCGGATGCCGAGGTGCGCCTCAGCGTGATCGAGCGCGCGGATGGCTTTGCCCTGAGCGTGGAAGATGACGGCCCGGGGATTCCCGAAGAACAGCGCACCGAGGTGTTCAGCCGGGGCACGCGGCTGGATGAGCAGACCCATGGGCATGGCTTGGGGCTGGGAATTGTCCGCGATATTGTCGAGACCTGGGGCGGGTTGCTGGTGTTGGGCGAGAGTGAGTGGGGCGGGTTGAGGGTGGTGATTGAGTTGCCTCGGCGGTGA